ATCCAGTCGTTTATTAGCCACATCGATTCGTTGTTGCAGCTCGTTAATATGATGTTCCAGTGTTCGTTCATGCTCTAAATCAAAATCTGGAAACTTGACTCCATTCTTCACCTGGTTCAAGTACTCCAATCGATACTTCTCGGCGTGCATCCGGGGACACCTGCCAATCTGCTTCACTCCTGGGAAAAAGTCGTAGAAACACCCTCCCAACAAAAACGATTTACATATCTTCGGGTCATACAAATCAATCCTCTCTGCTCGCACCGGCCGTCGCGAATCAAGGGCATCTCGCCCCATCAACTGCTCCAGCAATTTCCGCTGTTCTGCCGCCATCGCTATACTCTACACCTCAATCTGTCCCTCTCTCGTGCTCTATGCAAATTATATTACCACCAGTGCGGCTCGCGAGGCTCATGCGGCGAGGACtggggactgcctccggcggctggggcttcgccccagaccccactgctcctctcgctgcgctcgagtcgggatATGGGTTTTCCCAGTCGTTTTTGATTGAGTAAGAGCTAAAGAAGTCCGGGATGGGCTCATAGTGGAATATTATATGCTTATAACGGGTGTCTACTGGGTACCCAGGCTTCAGGATAGCTGCTCAATTGCACCATTTCCGCTGGAATTTCAATCTGGAACTTGCTAATACTGTTTAAAATTCCATAAATAAACAGTGATGTAAAACTTAAAAGTTGAAATTGGAATTTTTGGCAGGTCAAGACGGGTGCTGGTCACACGTGTAGACGCAATACCGGGGTTTATCACTCtgcaggagcaggtgcGGCAGGACACGCTGGACCTCGAAACTCGACTTCGAGACCgacttcttcaacatccACAGACCACTTCCTCACTCCAAAAACTAAACAATTGACTCGGTTGCGAGACAAGTCAATTTACAATTGCCATCACTGGAACCCGTCTCTGTCGCCACCACAAAAGATCCAAAATGAAGTGGCCCAGCCGCTCTTCCATCGCAGCCacgctgctgatgctggcaTCAGCTGTCTCTGCCGACTGGTCCATCCAAGACGGAGCCCTCTCTATCACCGGACGGGGCTCTGCTACCAGCAGACCGTAAGTTCTCCGggaactgcctccggcggctggggcgctgccccagaccctgtagctcctgcttcgcaggagttgctgccaccgtcgacgcaacgactcgagcgaagcgagaggagccggggggtctggggcacagccccagccgccggaggcatgccccccTCCCAAAAATACCTGCTAACAACGAATCCAGGTTCTCAGAACTCAGTAGTCCAATTGAATTGAGTGAAGGGGCTATTGCCAAGGTCAAATTTCAGACCCTGAGAGACGGATCAGGTGCCCGAGCTCATCAGACCGTGGTTCAGTTGAAGgatgttgaaaatgagGATCTGGCGTTTATGTTCACTGGATCTGTTAGACCGAATGGCAAGGCCGATATTTCAATTGCACACAAATCCGTGCCACTAGCTCTTCAGGGGAAAAAGCTGAAACTGACGGTGTTAGTGGGCTCGTTTGGGTCGGATAAACCCGTGGCTGTCGAGGTCACCGACTCGTTTATTGTGGCCCAAACTCAGCAATTAACTGAACCTGCCCGTTTAAAAGCACTTCCTGAACTGCATCACACTTTCCGTGCTCCTCCAAAGACAGTTGCCAAACCCATTGCTCTCGCTTTTGTAGGTATTGTCACCAGTCTTTTAGTGATTCTGCTCGGGTTCTGGCTCGGTACTGCCGACCTTGCTGCTCTTGGCTCGGCTGTTTCAAAGGCTCCTCTTGGCCATATCGGACTTCTGTCATCACTGCTAGCTTTTGAGCTCGTGTTTGTTCGCTACTTTCAGGGCACCAGCATCTTCGACACCCTCTTTGCCGTCGCCTTCATCGCCCCAGTCGCCATCTTCACCGGCTCACGAGCCCTTCGCGAGGTCCGCGAACGTCGTCTCAACGGCCAATTTAACTAAAAATCACTTTTTCTACCTTTTTCCcgacctgcctccggcggctggggctctgccccagactccgtggctcctctcgctccgctcgagtcgggcttggggAGTCCATTTCTGCTCTGAAACCAAGCCAGTTCACACCCCACAAGGTTCTGGTCCTCccgaagcccgactcgagcgaagcgagaggagccagggggtctggggcacagccccagccgccggaggcagcgtcaCAAAAAGTGCAAATGTCTATTATTACGGGGTGGTTAGGAGTCGTCGGGATTGGCGACGAAGAGCCGGATTTTGCCGATGTCTTCTTCGACGCTTTTGGTGCTGGACACGCTTTGGGCTCGTGACAGGCCGCCGTAGGGGGTGTTGGCGTCTGACGATTTGATACTGGCCGATTCTTCATGTTGTTGTGCCAGTGACGGGTTGTATTTATACGAACTTGACGCAGGACCTGAGCCAGAACCTGATGAAGGGGTTGTGCTGGTACCAGTGGCTGTTAAAATACTGTCGCTAGTGGCATTAGATGGCTGGGGACTGTGTCCCAGTGTCTGTGAAGAGGCTTGAGATCGCACCATGGGCatgtcgtcgtcttcgtcgtcgatTTCGCTGGCAAGAAGTCGTGGTGTCAGATGTGAATGTCGTGGATCCACTGTTCGTCGAAGAAGCGATTTCGCATATGTGGGTGTTGGTTTATAGAGAGCAGATCCGTTGGCATTGGTCGAAATGCCAATAGGTAATCCCCATACACTGGCGGGTTTATCGCTCCAAGCAGATGCAGAGTTCACTCGCAGTTGTCGAACATACGCCGATACAACGCCCAATCCAGggatttcttgtttcacaggagctgctgatgctgctgatgctcctcctccacttGTGGATGATGCAGTGGTGGCTGATCGAGTGGCTGACGAGACAGCTGGTGAGATTgtattggtggtgttggaaGTGCCAGTACTGGTACCGTTATTACTGACTCGAGAGGAGATGCTGTTGCCTCGACTGTGATTAGAAATCGATTGCTGTAACGATGTCTGACTGGAGTATGGATTGGCAAAATTGGCAGCATTGTTTCGTAACATTCCTCCCGTTCCTTGATTAGCAGctacaacagcagcagctgcagcagctgctgaattCGACGATGCGGAAATGTATAAAGGTTGACTGAACGAGGCACCACTGCTAGCACTGTGAGTACTTCCACTGCGACGATGTGAAAACTGCTGTGACGATCTAGAAACAGGACTCGTGTTGTCAGAGTCGTATGCGTTATTAGTGGGTACGAGCACAGGTGGAAGCTGTTGTGTCAGCGATGGTTTGGATTGTGATTGACTGGGATATGGATATGAATATGGGTATGCATTGGCACTTGAATGTGGGATTGGTGGTTGTGGCACCGATTCAGCGGTTGCTTGGACATATTCTGGTGACGATGGGCCGGAACTGTGGTCGGGATTAGTGTAATTATACTGTAAATTGGATGGTGACTGAGTCTGATAAGCTTGATAATCTTGACTTTGTGACGTTGGGTGTGATTGGTAGATAGCCTGGCCCTGGTTGAATCCTTGACCgggttgttgctgttgatggtactgttgttgtggatgttgattttgactctgattctggttctgctgcGACTGTAACCTAGCTTGAGTTTGTGCGTACATTTGTGAGGGTGACTGGTATAAAGCAGTAGCACTTCCCTCGAGTACCTGTGGTTGAGCCTGGTATCGATGTACAGTTCCTGCTGTagtggtagcagtagcaggtCCAGTTGTCGACGCACTTGCACTTGCTACTGTCC
The Sugiyamaella lignohabitans strain CBS 10342 chromosome A, complete sequence genome window above contains:
- the SWP1 gene encoding Swp1p (Delta subunit of the oligosaccharyl transferase glycoprotein complex; complex is required for N-linked glycosylation of proteins in the endoplasmic reticulum; GO_component: GO:0005783 - endoplasmic reticulum [Evidence IEA]; GO_component: GO:0005789 - endoplasmic reticulum membrane [Evidence IEA]; GO_component: GO:0016021 - integral component of membrane [Evidence IEA,IEA]; GO_component: GO:0016021 - integral component of membrane [Evidence ISM] [PMID 12192589]; GO_component: GO:0016020 - membrane [Evidence IEA]; GO_component: GO:0008250 - oligosaccharyltransferase complex [Evidence IEA]; GO_component: GO:0008250 - oligosaccharyltransferase complex [Evidence IPI] [PMID 10358084]; GO_component: GO:0008250 - oligosaccharyltransferase complex [Evidence IPI] [PMID 16297388]; GO_component: GO:0008250 - oligosaccharyltransferase complex [Evidence IPI] [PMID 9405463]; GO_function: GO:0004579 - dolichyl-diphosphooligosaccharide-protein glycotransferase activity [Evidence IMP] [PMID 9405463]; GO_function: GO:0016740 - transferase activity [Evidence IEA]; GO_function: GO:0016757 - transferase activity, transferring glycosyl groups [Evidence IEA]; GO_process: GO:0006487 - protein N-linked glycosylation [Evidence IEA]; GO_process: GO:0006487 - protein N-linked glycosylation [Evidence IPI] [PMID 9405463]; GO_process: GO:0006486 - protein glycosylation [Evidence IEA]), translating into MFTGSVRPNGKADISIAHKSVPLALQGKKLKLTVLVGSFGSDKPVAVEVTDSFIVAQTQQLTEPARLKALPELHHTFRAPPKTVAKPIALAFVGIVTSLLVILLGFWLGTADLAALGSAVSKAPLGHIGLLSSLLAFELVFVRYFQGTSIFDTLFAVAFIAPVAIFTGSRALREVRERRLNGQFN